The Suncus etruscus isolate mSunEtr1 chromosome 7, mSunEtr1.pri.cur, whole genome shotgun sequence genome includes a window with the following:
- the INKA1 gene encoding PAK4-inhibitor INKA1: MHSARLDSFLGQLRWELLCGRDTGSPPMPGPLPPPPKPRARVQLRHRLRASSTLEEDSFCCVEEEAEKAAGAGPRNTALGGPRENALDWDSGFSEVSGSTWREEELPVPVCQLSAPPVPPPRLHRQRLSTSGLPLPGGTPVARVPSSHRPRPKSTPDACLEHWRGLDSEDWTAALLSRGRSRQPLVLGDNCFADLVQNWMELPETVGEGDPEGRSRPRARPPQFLLGLSEQLRRQLARARRAAMASKRLSCPPHTESEMPAEVSRFAALMSCRSRQPIICNDVVSYL; encoded by the exons ATGCACAGCGCTCGGCTTGACAGCTTCCTGGGCCAGCTCCGCTGGGAACTG TTGTGTGGCCGGGACACAGGTTCTCCCCCCATGCCTGGCCCTCTCCCGCCGCCTCCCAAACCCAGAGCAAGGGTGCAACTTCGACACCGACTCAGGGCGTCAAGCACGTTGGAAGAGGACTCCTTCTGCTGTGTCGAGGAAGAAGCGGAAAAGGCAGCTGGGGCGGGACCCAGAAATACAGCCTTGGGAGGCCCCAGGGAGAATGCACTGGACTGGGATTCCGGCTTCTCAGAGGTGTCGGGCAGCACGTGGAGAGAGGAAGAGCTGCCAGTACCGGTATGCCAGCTGTCAGCACCCCCTGTGCCCCCACCACGCCTGCATAGACAGCGTCTCTCCACCAGTGGCCTCCCCCTGCCCGGCGGGACTCCTGTCGCCAGGGTACCATCCAGCCACCGACCTCGGCCCAAGTCCACCCCTGATGCCTGCCTGGAGCACTGGCGGGGGCTGGACTCGGAGGACTGGACAGCAGCGCTCCTGAGTCGAGGGCGTAGTCGTCAGCCCCTGGTGCTGGGGGACAACTGCTTTGCAGACTTGGTACAAAACTGGATGGAGCTGCCCGAGACAGTGGGTGAAGGGGATCCCGAGGGTAGATCACGACCCCGTGCTCGTCCTCCCCAGTTTCTGCTCGGACTTTCTGAGCAGCTGCGACGCCAGCTGGCCAGGGCACGGCGAGCTGCCATGGCGAGCAAGCGGCTCTCATGCCCACCTCACACGGAGTCCGAAATGCCGGCAGAGGTCTCGCGCTTTGCTGCCCTCATGAGCTGCCGCAGCCGCCAGCCCATCATTTGCAATGATGTTGTCAGCTACCTCTGA
- the CDHR4 gene encoding cadherin-related family member 4 encodes MRFHCLPLFIKISENHDPNTELQFFSFNCSFYTPTMELVQVKPPTTFFNSPSLTWTKGRYVGKITLSSSARLDALEVNHYELEILYTCGNFSRDAKLFVDVQRDRELIRCTGRFTGPAGEIIQVPETVTPGARLYTLLLPGMEFQKVKMSITNAQDPPLFPGPFSIDGPGWLRAPSEGLKGHAKKIFPLKILVTFGMNRSCHGMVVVKVLPVPSSHLSFLTYNQTITIREDLAPGSEVVQVQAQGSDVRYEILSPVPCPFFSIGHVDGVIRTTIPLELAQAPSTEITRLQVKAFERLQLWASVELNITVKVQPVNRWPPYCIPAQLLTQVPENVPVGTILSTFTCNDPDSPGSTLDYQLQLHGPPGSTSLCLWDRSLEVNDTLDCDAPGGCLQHAATILVLDGGQPVMSTEVPILVMVTPVNEFSPTCAPRSLRVPEDVRPPAVLGSVAGTDKDYPHDNIEYYISGDSSTFAVDRLSGKIHLLGHLDFEVKRLYRLIVLLVDYGQDQHPDHRRTGSCTITIEVEDVNDHAPECEPPFQELTIHTPPGRSVEVTKVSCWIPREPQRLAFSYSIVRGNSQNQFSLQGAVLVYKGLKLQPSWPEQPDIYELLIRVVDTGSSIPHLSTTATIIVHLVPWIASTMATTTHRVATTPSPVTSLLVTVMEAFWQPEPWFVVVLTVTSGLLLLALGWLLRKLLLRLTQVLRASSKSDQALLLNSIQATEGSTEVFMEAPKIEMSQAPQKVRSLHFDGRAEDARTGRAYLFNTRTGARRWL; translated from the exons ATGC GATTCCATTGCCTACCCTTGTTCATAAAAATCTCTGAGAACCATGATCCCAATACAGaacttcagtttttttctttcaactgCTCTTTTTACACCCCCACCATGGAGTTAGTCCAGGTGAAGCCACCCACCACCTTTTTCAACTCCCCAAGCTTGACATGGACGAAGGGGAGATATGTGGGCAAG ATCACCTTGAGCAGCTCAGCCCGGCTGGATGCCCTGGAGGTGAACCACTATGAACTAGAGATCCTGTATACGTGTGGCAACTTTTCGAGGGATGCAAAGCTCTTTGTGGATGTGCAGCGGGATCGTGAACTGATTCGATGTACTGGCCGATTTACTGGCCCAG CTGGGGAAATCATTCAGGTGCCGGAGACAGTCACACCTGGGGCTCGGCTCTACACTCTGTTACTCCCAGGCATGGAATTCCAGAAAGTCAAG ATGAGCATCACCAATGCACAGGACCCTCCACTTTTCCCTGGACCTTTTTCCATTGATGGGCCTGGTTGGTTACGGGCACCATCAGAGGGCCTCAAGGGGCATGCTAAGAAG ATCTTCCCGCTCAAGATTTTGGTTACCTTTGGAATGAATAGAAGCTGTCATGGGATGGTGGTGGTGAAAGTCTTGCCTGTTCCCTCCAGTCACCTCTCCTTCCT GACATACAACCAGACTATCACTATACGGGAGGATTTGGCTCCTGGAAGTGAGGTAGTTCAGGTCCAAGCCCAGGGCTCCGATGTACGCTATGAAATCCTCTCTCCAGTGCCCTGCCCGTTCTTCTCCATTGGACACG TTGATGGTGTTATCAGGACCACTATTCCCCTGGAGCTGGCACAAGCCCCAAGCACAGAGATCACTAGGCTGCAGGTGAAGGCCTTTGAACGGCTCCAGCTGTGGGCCAGTGTGGAGCTCAATATCACGGTGAAGGTGCAGCCGGTCAACCGCTGGCCCCCATACTGCATCCCAGCACAACTCCT GACTCAAGTCCCGGAGAATGTGCCTGTGGGCACCATACTGAGCACTTTCACTTGCAATGACCCCGACTCTCCTGGCTCCACCCTCGATTACCAGCTGCAGTTGCATGGCCCTCCTGGCTCTACCAGCCTTTGTCTTTGGGATAGATCCTTGGAG GTGAACGACACACTGGACTGCGATGCTCCTGGGGGCTGCTTGCAGCATGCTGCCACCATCCTGGTGCTTGATGGTGGGCAGCCGGTAATGAGCA CTGAGGTACCAATCCTGGTGATGGTGACACCTGTCAATGAGTTCTCTCCAACCTGTGCCCCACGTTCACTACGGGTTCCTGAGGATGTCAGGCCCCCCGCTGTGCTGGGCTCCGTGGCAGGCACAGACAAGGACTACCCACATGACAACATAGAGTACTATATCTCTGGAGACTCCAGCACCTTTGCTGTGGATCGTCTAAGTG GGAAGATTCACCTTCTGGGGCATCTGGACTTTGAAGTAAAACGGCTGTATAGGCTCATTGTTCTGCTAGTTGATTATGGCCAAGACCAGCACCCAGACCATCGCCGCACAGGCTCCTGCACCATCACCATCGAGGTTGAG GATGTGAATGATCATGCCCCTGAGTGTGAGCCCCCATTCCAAGAACTAACCATCCACACCCCTCCGGGACGTAGTGTAGAAGTGACCAAGGTGTCATGCTGGATTCCTCGGGAGCCACAGCGCCTGGCTTTCTCCTATAGCATTGTGAGAG GAAATAGTCAAAACCAATTCAGCCTGCAGGGGGCCGTCCTGGTGTACAAAGGTCTCAAGTTGCAGCCATCCTGGCCAGAGCAGCCTGACATTTATGAGCTATTAATCCGTGTGGTTGATACAGGATCCTCCATCCCCCACCTCAGCACCACAGCCACCATCATTGTGCATCTAGTTCCCTGGATAGCCAGCACGATGGCTACAACTACTCATAGAGTCGCCACA ACTCCTTCGCCGGTGACATCTCTGCTTGTGACAGTCATGGAGGCTTTCTGGCAGCCAGAGCCCTGGTTTGTGGTGGTGCTCACAGTGACAAGTGGCCTTCTTCTCCTGGCTCTTGGCTGGCTCCTACGCAAGCTCCTACTGAG GTTGACCCAAGTGTTACGGGCATCAAGCAAATCAGACCAGGCCCTGCTGCTAAACAG TATTCAAGCAACTGAAGGTTCCACTGAAGTTTTTATGGAGGCACCAAAGATAGAGATGTCCCAGGCTCCTCAGAAGGTCAGGAGCCTG CATTTTGATGGCAGAGCAGAGGATGCCC GTACAGGAAGAGCATACCTGTTCAACACAAGGACGGGAGCTCGGCGCTGGCTCTGA